In a single window of the Chitinispirillales bacterium ANBcel5 genome:
- a CDS encoding B12-binding domain-containing radical SAM protein, translating to MPKTALIINPYIHDFKLYDEWMHPIGLYLLKALLQESGYETLFFNCLERDSKKTGKYNTAKFRFKEIKKPTLYKNINRKFKRYGVSGSSFFYFLSQQNEPDLIFIGSMMTYWLSGVSETIQIVRKVFPHSKIIVGGIGARLFSSHLELKHPDCMILKDIGELYSSIHLKKGIEINKLSLISGFSCLKNAFHAPILTTLGCPFSCSYCASSLLQPNFWKRSSNLVIHEIDFMSKQFGVVDFAFFDDALLVKGSDTLCAINRYCKTISSQFRFHTPNGLHIKYIDQEKSDLMFSMGFKTIRLGYETGSTKYRNHTDSKASKQSITDRITVLKSSGFRKQNIGVYIMGGLEGQNAEELISELNFVASLGVKVKPVFLSPVPGTRIFEHYAKSFPQIRINPLWHNDTFFITQLPGWSNDIIDNIKKTANKLNQS from the coding sequence ATGCCTAAAACTGCGTTAATAATCAATCCCTATATTCACGATTTTAAATTATATGATGAATGGATGCATCCCATTGGCCTTTATCTGCTTAAAGCTTTGCTACAAGAATCGGGCTATGAGACTCTTTTTTTCAACTGCCTGGAGCGTGATTCAAAAAAAACAGGTAAGTACAACACCGCAAAGTTTCGGTTTAAAGAGATAAAAAAGCCAACTCTCTATAAAAACATTAACCGAAAATTTAAACGATACGGTGTTTCAGGTAGTAGTTTCTTCTACTTTTTATCTCAACAAAACGAGCCCGATTTAATTTTCATTGGCAGCATGATGACTTACTGGCTCTCTGGAGTTAGTGAAACAATCCAAATTGTAAGAAAAGTATTTCCACACTCAAAGATTATTGTGGGAGGCATTGGAGCGAGGCTTTTTTCCTCCCATTTAGAACTCAAACACCCTGATTGTATGATTTTAAAAGACATTGGCGAGTTATACAGTAGTATTCATTTGAAGAAGGGTATTGAAATTAATAAGCTTTCATTAATCTCTGGGTTTTCGTGTTTAAAGAATGCATTTCACGCTCCCATTCTTACAACTCTCGGCTGCCCTTTTTCGTGCAGCTACTGTGCATCTTCTTTACTGCAACCTAACTTTTGGAAAAGAAGTTCAAATCTGGTTATTCATGAAATTGACTTTATGTCAAAACAGTTTGGAGTAGTAGATTTTGCCTTTTTTGATGATGCCCTTCTTGTGAAAGGATCTGATACTCTTTGTGCCATAAATAGGTATTGTAAAACTATATCCTCTCAATTTCGTTTTCATACACCCAATGGACTCCATATAAAATACATAGATCAGGAAAAATCTGACCTTATGTTTTCAATGGGCTTTAAAACAATTCGCCTGGGATATGAAACCGGAAGTACTAAGTATAGAAACCACACCGATTCAAAAGCTTCTAAACAGTCGATTACTGATAGGATTACTGTATTAAAGTCATCAGGGTTCAGGAAACAAAATATTGGTGTTTACATTATGGGTGGACTTGAAGGCCAGAATGCAGAAGAGTTGATCAGTGAATTGAACTTTGTTGCCTCACTTGGGGTAAAGGTTAAGCCGGTATTTCTTTCCCCGGTCCCTGGAACCAGAATCTTTGAGCACTATGCAAAATCATTCCCTCAGATCAGGATTAATCCTCTTTGGCATAATGATACCTTCTTTATCACACAACTACCAGGCTGGAGTAACGATATTATTGACAATATAAAAAAGACTGCAAATAAATTAAACCAATCCTAA